The DNA segment GAGACCGGCTGGCCGAGCCAGGGACAGGCGAATGGTGTAGCAGTTCCCGGTGagaaggagcagaaggaggcAATCGAGAGTATCATGGGGAAGGTGGGCGGCAAGAGTGTATTCTTGTCATATGAGGACGATACGTGGAAGGCTCCCGGGGAGTACGGCATTGAGCAGCATTGGGGATGCGCGAGCGTTTTTGGAGATTAGAGGGCGTGCGGACGATAAGCAAGCGGTGGAAAGAAGGACCTGTGAGATGAGGATGGTGGAAGCGTGACACTCGGGATGGAACGATTCCGAGTGCCTCCATTGTTTTGATTTCTTGGTGGACTTTGGATTTGCAGAGATGTGCTTGATGCTTGATGGAATTTTTGGAGATATGATGTGCGATGAATATAGCGACGGAGCAGGCGAGGTATGCGCTCGTCTTGCGGGGTGGCGGGCAGGATTGAGTCTTGGCCACTGTTACTATTGCTGCCGCCACTGCTACTGTATCACGATCGAGAGCGCGGCGTTATGAGAAGAAATTGTTGTCTATTGTTTTCTGGTTGTTTTTATGAGCGTGCTTGGCAAGCAGCAAAGGGAAATATAGTAGCGTGATACATGAGAAGAAGCGTTTTGAGATTGCATCGTCTGAGCTGGCACCAACGTCCTCTTGTATCTCCTTTTCTGTAGCGGGATCATAGGGAAGACGTTGTAGCAAATGAGAAGATCGGTTTCGGTGAGTATTCATGTCCGCCTTCTCCCATTTTACTAATTGGTAATTTTGAGTTTCTGGAGACTATATCACAATCAGATGACCAGCTCCGATACTCATTTTCAGTGTCCAGTCAACGACAAATCTCCGCTTGGATGGTCTCGGCTTTTCGTCTACGTTAGGTCGTTCTCGTGTATGAACGTCTTCCTTTATTGCTAGAATATGCAGCAAGACGAGGGACATGGTAGCCCAGCCTTGAATACTCATCATCGAATCTCGTTCGCGGTAAGCATGCAGGGCAGTTGGACCTTATATGCTAACGCAGCCTGGTAGTTGATAGCCACCCGCAGCTCTCAATAGATCGTTACCACGGTCATCTGTGAGCTCTGTTGTTCTTAAGTGTGCCGCAGGTTATGCATCACTGGGCAGCCGGTATATTTGAACTTCCATCAAGGTCGTGACGCTAAACCAGTGTGTTCTGACTTCGAACGTGAGCGTCCTCACATCTCCCCGCATTGGGAAATAACGACAGCCTGCACGGGAGCATCACTCTTGGTTCGCACATTCTCAATCTTCCTCACAACATCCATGCCGTCGACGACTTTGCCAAAGACAACGTGCTTGCCATTCAAATGTGGCGTTGCGACAGTCGTGATGAAAAATTGGCTTCCGTTCGTGTTAGGTCCAGAATTCTGCAGATATTGTCAGTACCTAAATTTTTAGATCATAGCAAACAAGAGTGGGAGGGGGCTGAGCAGAGAACTGAATGGAGGGAGAAAACATACCGCCATACTCAGAATGCCTGGTCCGTCATGCTTCCTATCAAAATTCTCATCGGCAAACTTATCGGTTCCATAGATAGTCGCACTTCCTGTGCCATTTCCATTCTTGAAGTCTCCGCCTTGCAACATGAAATCTTTGATGACGCGGTGGAACTTGCTGCCTTTGTAGCCCAGCGGTTTGCCCAGGTGATCTTTAGTCTCGCCCGTGCAGAATTGGCGGAAGTTTTCAGCGGTGCGGGGGACAACGTCGGCGAAGAGTTCCATCTTGATGCGGCCTAAAGGCTCGCCTCCGAGCGTGACATCGAAGAAGGTGATGGGGTTTCCATTGGGAGCGGCCATGTCTTATGTTGCTGGAGAATGTAGATGTTTGGGTGTTTGATGCAGTGATAGAGAGATGAAGTTTGGATGTCGAAGAGCGGGAAGTGGGGTGCGCGTGGCAGCATGGAAGGCGCATGTGAAGATGCACAACGAAAGTTCGAATGCGAAGTGATCGAAACTCGTACTCACTACTGACCATGATCAATATGACCTGTCATTTTCAGCGAACGGATTAGATCTTGGACCTCGCTGGCAACATCGGGCATTCTTGTCACGCAATGAGAGAAAGACCGAATCATCTACGGGATGACCGCAGATTTGAACGTACGATGAAGCACAGTTGGCATGAACTCATACAAATACCAGCCGAGCAGGCTGATAGCAATATATGTGCAAGGACTCTGCTGGCAGATCCGGTTACCATCAATTGTGCGTAGGCTGCTGACCAGCTGATGCACTTCTCGTGCATTGTATGATCGTGTCAATGGCAGGTCTGAACTTCCTATCTGCGGGAGACGTCGCCGGCAAGATCTTTGAGGCACTGCAGTCAGGTATCGAGAGCTGTTCAGCTGTTACTGGCGCTGTATGCTGCACAATTGATGGATTTGTGCAAGATGGAAGCAGCTCTCCAACGTCCGAGGCACTTGTCTATCGCCACTGGCATCGACGGACCTGGCTCCAGCTATGATACGCAATACGAGATACTGTGTCAATCTAGCAGAGTCAGCGTCGGTGGAGGTGCCCGATGGAGTATGgctgcgatgaagaagagcgaagaaagaagaagttgggACGATTTGAAATGCGGCCATCAGCCCACTTCGCCGCACCTCCGGGCTCGCAGCGTGAAGTGGGACATGGTTTTGTCATATGCAACGCTTTTTTACTGCAACACCTCCAAACCGAAAATCTCCCATCGTGCCATTTGATCTGATAATCTGATCGTCACCGACTGCGACGCGTCCAGGTTGTTGCTCATGCGAGTCTGACGTTGCTTATCAACTCCATTGGCACCTTCGAGTCCTCCTTCCACccctcctctccatctcctcctcttctacaacaccaccactccCAGTCGCCAAAGTGTTCTCCTCCGCCTTTCGCCGCGCAGGCTCTCGCCCTCTCCGCTCTGCCATTAGCCTGCCCGTTGCTGCAGCAGGTGCTTTCTACAAGCCCTCACCCTCCGCTCCCACCTCTCCGATCCTCTCGCAAACCGCCTCCAGGATGACACACTCCAAAGTTGTCATTATCGGCTCCGGCCCAGCAGGCCACACTGCTGCCATTTATGCCGCCCGCGCCGACCTCCAGCCTGTCCTCTATGAAGGCTTTCTCGCTTTGGGAATCGCGGCTGGTGGCCAGCTCACGACAACGGATGAAGTCGAAAACTTCCCTGGCTTCAAAATGATCAAAGGAACCACACTCATGGACAACATGCGCGCTCAGAGCGAAGAATGCGGTACCACAATTGTCAGCCAAACTGTCGGAAAGGTCGACTTTAGCTCGCGTCCCTTCAAGTTCTGGCTACACCCAATGGGTGACGAAGAGACACTCGAGCCTGAGACGCACACTGCTGACACGATAATCATTGCCACCGGTGCTAAGGCCCGCCGTCTAGACCTTCCTGGTGAGGAGAAGTTCTGGGGCAATGGTGTCTCTGCCTGCGCAGTCTGCGACGGATCCCTCCCTATCTTCCGCGAGAAGCCTCTGGTTGTGATCGGAGGCGGTGACAGTGCTGTCGAGGAATCGCTCTACTTGACCAAGAAAGCGAGCAAAGTGACTGTGCTCGTCCGCAGGGACGAACTCCGTGCGAGCAAAGCCAACGCTCGCCGGCTGAAGGAGCACCCTAAAGTGGAGATCAAATGGAACACGCAGGGTGTAGAAATTAAAGGCGAAGAGGGGCCAAGAGGGTTGATGCAGAGCATGGTGATCAAGAACAATAAGACTGGTGAGCAGGAGGAAATCCCAGCCAATGGGCTGTTTTATGCCGTGGGTCACGATCCCGCAACGCATTTGTTCAAGGGACAATTGAAGATGGACGAGGATGGATATCTCATCACCACACCCGGAACAACAGAGACGAATGTTCCAGGTGTCTTTGCTGCCGGTGATGTGCAGGACAAGAAGTACCGGCAAGCTGTGACTTCGGCTGGTGAGTTCAGACCCCTTGTATTGAAATTGCATCAGTTTTTACTGACATTTGATGAATTTGTAGGCTCTGGATGCATGGCTGCTCTTGAAGCGGAGAAATTCCTCGCTGAGCACGATCTTGCTGAAGGTGGCCCAGAGGCCGATAATGGTGCCAAGGCTCCCGTGTCGAACGGCGAGGCACCAGAATATCGCCAAAATCCTTTGCTGTGAGCGAAATTCTGATCTTTCGATAAAGCCCTGGAGATAAGCGGCTGTTGCATAGGCTGCAAGGGCAGACACCAGTCTCTTGAAGATGATAGAACCATGACATTGTCACCATAGAAGATCGTTTATACCCGCCATGGCAATTGAGTTGAATTCTTCATCTGCAACCTGCCACTATTGTGAACAAAACAATCGCATCGTCATTTGACGGGTACAGACTGATGTGCATTTTTTGTTTTGCAACTACAACTACAGATGCCGTGCCGTTCTACTGCCACTCAAGATTTAACAGCTTTAgccttcgccgccgctgcaacCCGGTCAGCTTCCTCCTTAATCTTCGCCACAGCCGGATCTTCTCTCTTCAACGGCGGCGGCTCTCTCCACAAAATATACAcgctctccttcatcttgaTCCCCGGCCATTTTTGCCCCGGAACAAATTTCCTCAAAATATTCACAGCGTTGACGTAGTACTCTTGAACCGTATGTCCCCAATCTCCAAACACAGGCGTGAGAGGCAAaagctcctcttcgtctGGATCAAACGTAATGCCCGCAAACTTCGAAACTGTAGCATAGCGTTGCCAGGGCCCGATGACGCGAGCAGGATTCTCAGCTAATGCGTATTCGAATTGGAGCCAGAACTCGGGTTCGAGGAGAGCAGTTTGGTTGTCTGATTTATCGTATTTCCATGTTCGACGAGTTTGTTGGAATTTTGTGATACCGGTCTGAGTTGCGAGGTTTCCGAGATGGATTTTGTAGGGGACGCGATATTCGGGTTcgaggcggtggaggagcCAGAGGGCTTGGCCGCCGGGGTAGTTGAGAGTGCTGATGTAGAGGCTTCCGAGGCTAgtgaggaaggagaggagtGTTGttaagagtagtaggagGGAGCCGAGGCTGTAGAGAGTGGATTTGGCGCGACGGGTCCAGATATGACTTGCGCTGCTGGAGGCGATTGCGGTAAGAGCCGGAATGGTGTAGATTATGAAGCGCCATTCTTTGTGTGGAAGAAGGCTGTAGAGGGCGATGAAGGCGGTTTGAGGGATGAAGACGTCTCTGCTGACAGGCGAGTTGGCAATCGAGAGCGGAATGAGGAGAAGGTAGGTAATTGGGTTCAGGAGCAATCGTGGCAGGGCGTTGAGGAAGTAGAAGTGTATCGGGCTTGTGCCCCATTCGGAGGATTTGCCCAGGATGGTGTTGTAATAGAAGCCCGCCCATTCAGGCCAGAGCGGCCATTGTTGCCAGAAGAAGGAATCGATCGTGACAGTCGTGAGGAGGCCCAAAGTCAGACCAGCTATGCCCGCAGGGACAATCTCCTTCTTCAAGGAGATCTTCTGTTGGTAGAGCAGATACATCGTCTCAGCAGCCAGCAAAATCGCAACTTCAGATCGAAAGAGCACTCCAGCAAGAGTAAGCAGGTACAATGCCAGTCGCCTCCTCTTCGAACTTCGTTCCGTCTTCCACGCCACGGCTTTGGCGAGAATCAAATTGCGCAACGCCAAATTCGTCAGGATGAATGCGAACATGTTGGGCAAGGTCCGAGAAGCGTAGAATATGACATGAAATTGGCTAGCTTGGAGGAGGATGTACCACCTCCCTGCAGTTTTGCCAAACGCGGTGTCGACAGCGCCTTTGACAAAATGCAGACCGGCAGCATTTCCGAGGCCAAGGATTGCTCGAACGAGTAATTGGAGAGATGTCTTGGAGGTGAAGAACCTCCTGAACGGGCCTGCGAGGCCTGCAAGGACCGCTGCTCCAACAAATGTTCGAGGCACGGAGCCTGGGAAGGCTACATGATCGTAGTTGGCAGCCAAGGAGGAAGTTGTGTTGCCGAATGGTATTCCATGAATGAGAATATCGTGGGCTGCTTGGATATTGAACGATTCTTCAACTTTGGTGTACGGAGCCAAGACCAAATGGAGGAGAATTAGTGAGGGAATGAGGAGATCTAGGATTGCGTCCCCTATAGGTGAAGAAGTGTTAGTGGCCGACATGCTGACAGCATAGGCTGCATCGTACTCACCTAGCATCTTGTACGAGCCCCTCTGGCCGGCGAGTCTATGTCTCCGATCCTGTTGATCAAAATAGCCGATTTGTAGAGCACGCCAGGAGTAGTGGTTCGAAAGTGACATTGATGTTTGGCATGCACCTTCAACAGTCGGGTGAAGGTCAGATGTCTTGGCGAACAAGCAGGGCTGAGAGCGACTTCCATTCGAGGGTCCATCGTTCGGGAATTGACGACACCTCTCTTCAACCACGCACAAACAGATACATTGCTTCACCACTGCAAACTTCTAGCTCGCCGACAGCACCTCTTCAAAGCACACCATGGCTACCCTCCTTTTCAGCTTTGGCGGCTTGTTCCAAGGTACGAAGATCTCCATCCCTCATCACTCCATTCCTAGCTAACACCTCCATTAGTCtccgtcctcctcatcaactcCCTCGCTGTCCTCTCCGAAGACCGCTTTCTTGCACGCAGTAAGCCAGCAATCGAACTCTCTTCCGCGTTCTAGCTGTAGTAGCATACTCACCTTCAACCAGTTGGCTGGGGCACATCCCAACAATCCGAGCCCTCCttcggcagcggcggcatgCAAGATCCCACCTCCCTGAGCGCCAAATTCGCCAACTTGATCAACTCCGTTCGCACTCTCATGCGAATCCCATTGATCTTCCTCAACATAATGATCATCATCTGGGCCGTGGCCTTCGGTTGAGGAGGAACAACTCAAACCTCGAGAGCAGAGATATATAAAAGAAAACACAGCATCTGCAATATGAAGTCGTGGTTCTGAGGACAAATCCGATCAGATTTTTATGACATGATGCGGAATATCGGCGAAAGAGAGGCCGGTGAATTGCAGGGACAAGATGGGGAGCAGGACAGCAAGCACGGATGCATGGTACTCACCATGTGACAAGCCGGCAGGATAACCGAGCCTGCGAGTAAGGAACGCTTCAAGGTCACCATCCAGCAAGATATTGCGAGGCGTGTGCAGTCCACCGCACCAATTCGCCCATGACATGAACGCGGTGGACGAAAACAAGCCAGCGCGGCAAGGACGAGCAGGATGCGGAAACCGGCCTTCCCTCAGCAGACGAGGACAACCACAATGTGGGATCATGTGTCTGCAGCAACCAGCGATCAACAAACCATAGACATTAAAGGACATAGCCCAGGAAGAGAGCAGCAAAGCCCACAAATCAACATGAACGTCACAAAATCACGAACAGTGCAATGGTTTGAATATACCATTTCCAAATGTCATATCCTTCTCATTTTCATCATCATTCCCAAGGTCCTATCTTCTCtgaaaagatatatactatgcACAAGAAGAAACATCTCATGTACAAGAAGTGTTGTTCCTTCCTTTATTTCTTT comes from the Cercospora beticola chromosome 4, complete sequence genome and includes:
- the CYP3 gene encoding Peptidyl-prolyl cis-trans isomerase H, whose translation is MAAPNGNPITFFDVTLGGEPLGRIKMELFADVVPRTAENFRQFCTGETKDHLGKPLGYKGSKFHRVIKDFMLQGGDFKNGNGTGSATIYGTDKFADENFDRKHDGPGILSMANSGPNTNGSQFFITTVATPHLNGKHVVFGKVVDGMDVVRKIENVRTKSDAPVQAVVISQCGEM
- the CYS9 gene encoding Thioredoxin reductase (BUSCO:EOG0926386D), with amino-acid sequence MTHSKVVIIGSGPAGHTAAIYAARADLQPVLYEGFLALGIAAGGQLTTTDEVENFPGFKMIKGTTLMDNMRAQSEECGTTIVSQTVGKVDFSSRPFKFWLHPMGDEETLEPETHTADTIIIATGAKARRLDLPGEEKFWGNGVSACAVCDGSLPIFREKPLVVIGGGDSAVEESLYLTKKASKVTVLVRRDELRASKANARRLKEHPKVEIKWNTQGVEIKGEEGPRGLMQSMVIKNNKTGEQEEIPANGLFYAVGHDPATHLFKGQLKMDEDGYLITTPGTTETNVPGVFAAGDVQDKKYRQAVTSAGSGCMAALEAEKFLAEHDLAEGGPEADNGAKAPVSNGEAPEYRQNPLL
- a CDS encoding uncharacterized protein (CAZy:GT22); the encoded protein is MLGDAILDLLIPSLILLHLVLAPYTKVEESFNIQAAHDILIHGIPFGNTTSSLAANYDHVAFPGSVPRTFVGAAVLAGLAGPFRRFFTSKTSLQLLVRAILGLGNAAGLHFVKGAVDTAFGKTAGRWYILLQASQFHVIFYASRTLPNMFAFILTNLALRNLILAKAVAWKTERSSKRRRLALYLLTLAGVLFRSEVAILLAAETMYLLYQQKISLKKEIVPAGIAGLTLGLLTTVTIDSFFWQQWPLWPEWAGFYYNTILGKSSEWGTSPIHFYFLNALPRLLLNPITYLLLIPLSIANSPVSRDVFIPQTAFIALYSLLPHKEWRFIIYTIPALTAIASSSASHIWTRRAKSTLYSLGSLLLLLTTLLSFLTSLGSLYISTLNYPGGQALWLLHRLEPEYRVPYKIHLGNLATQTGITKFQQTRRTWKYDKSDNQTALLEPEFWLQFEYALAENPARVIGPWQRYATVSKFAGITFDPDEEELLPLTPVFGDWGHTVQEYYVNAVNILRKFVPGQKWPGIKMKESVYILWREPPPLKREDPAVAKIKEEADRVAAAAKAKAVKS